The Alkalidesulfovibrio alkalitolerans DSM 16529 genome has a window encoding:
- a CDS encoding two-component system sensor histidine kinase NtrB, giving the protein MNLDKEHEGTFCVLDSGEFQFHVGIVGTGPGFLTILDIARDEASQEYLPRMRLCGVAKVGMSESPKLEAARGMNIPIHATVEELLEAHPEINLVIELTASLPMVRLLRTRLPSAVSLVDHAAAVFLCGLHNMLQVARYQQFTLKNQRALMQVIIDEVRDDILLLDKNRCVVDLNQVVAERTGRTKEELIGKPCHDVQVLDAGAPFCEACATDCPFDVTLRTRANAEALVSRVDDAGRLRYFRIYSYPVLNKRGDLTHILVMRRDITERTQREKNLHQTEKLAVIGEMSTYLAHEIRNPLFAIGGFVNSLLRSKNLDENERDKVRIIAEETKRLDVLLKSILTFVKPESRQMGGADLNRTARETVELMRIGYGGQGYSLGLREAPGMPHARGEPELIKQCLINLVKNAVEAMPGGGVIEVETGFDGGAPFVRVRDNGPGIPASEMDKLFSPFYSTKEQGYGLGLAMIKKIVEEAGGRVELSSIVGEGTTVTLFFEPELAAGVNNGGDKEILSV; this is encoded by the coding sequence ATGAATCTCGACAAAGAGCACGAAGGCACTTTTTGCGTTCTCGACTCGGGCGAGTTCCAGTTCCACGTGGGCATCGTGGGCACCGGCCCGGGCTTCCTCACCATCCTCGACATCGCGCGCGACGAGGCTTCGCAGGAATATCTGCCGCGCATGCGGCTGTGCGGCGTGGCCAAGGTCGGCATGTCCGAATCGCCCAAGCTCGAAGCGGCCCGGGGTATGAACATTCCCATCCATGCCACCGTGGAGGAGTTGCTCGAAGCGCATCCCGAGATCAACCTGGTCATCGAACTGACCGCCTCGCTGCCCATGGTGCGCCTGCTTCGCACCCGGCTGCCGTCCGCGGTCTCGCTCGTCGACCACGCCGCGGCCGTGTTCCTGTGCGGCCTGCACAACATGCTTCAGGTCGCCCGCTACCAGCAATTCACTCTGAAGAACCAGCGCGCGTTGATGCAGGTCATCATTGACGAGGTGCGCGACGACATTCTTCTCCTGGACAAAAACCGCTGTGTGGTGGACCTGAACCAAGTCGTGGCCGAACGGACGGGCAGGACCAAAGAGGAACTGATCGGCAAGCCCTGCCACGACGTGCAGGTGCTGGACGCGGGAGCGCCCTTCTGCGAAGCCTGTGCGACCGATTGCCCCTTCGACGTGACGCTGCGCACCCGTGCCAACGCCGAGGCTCTTGTCTCGCGCGTGGACGACGCGGGCAGGCTGCGCTATTTCCGCATCTACTCCTACCCCGTGCTCAACAAGCGCGGCGACCTGACCCACATCCTGGTCATGCGCCGCGACATCACGGAACGCACCCAACGCGAGAAGAACCTGCACCAGACCGAAAAACTGGCCGTGATCGGCGAGATGTCCACCTACCTGGCCCACGAGATCAGGAACCCGCTTTTCGCCATCGGCGGCTTCGTGAACTCGCTCTTGCGCTCCAAGAACCTGGACGAAAACGAACGCGACAAGGTGCGTATCATCGCCGAGGAGACCAAACGGCTGGACGTGCTGCTGAAAAGCATCCTGACCTTCGTCAAGCCCGAGTCCCGGCAGATGGGCGGCGCGGACCTCAACCGCACGGCGCGAGAGACCGTGGAGCTGATGCGCATCGGCTACGGCGGCCAGGGCTATTCCCTGGGGCTGCGCGAAGCGCCGGGGATGCCGCACGCGCGCGGCGAGCCGGAGTTGATCAAGCAGTGCCTGATCAACCTGGTCAAGAACGCCGTGGAGGCCATGCCCGGAGGCGGAGTCATCGAGGTGGAGACAGGCTTTGACGGCGGCGCTCCGTTCGTGCGCGTGCGCGACAACGGTCCGGGCATCCCGGCTTCGGAGATGGACAAGCTCTTCAGCCCCTTCTATTCCACTAAGGAGCAGGGCTACGGGCTCGGGCTGGCCATGATCAAGAAAATCGTGGAGGAGGCAGGCGGCCGCGTGGAGCTGTCGAGCATCGTTGGCGAGGGCACGACCGTGACGCTCTTCTTCGAGCCGGAGTTGGCCGCAGGAGTCAACAACGGCGGCGACAAAGAAATTCTTTCGGTTTAA
- a CDS encoding sensor histidine kinase, translated as MTASQSPTLDHLVRRRLLPWMVVPLVLTVLALGFFLVRLRLDAVEQENAVLAGALAENVQIYLDASVSALGYLARLHDMDASPMAMASAVRSLQADMRFERILLLDSANTVLEAHPTGMPGLDFPVFFPSAAATRNVASRPLYSAETGLLTIYLRHPASRGNVVVGELNLSALQNHLKTFSPASAEVVFLCDAFGNVIAHPDPLLVRTQANLGGMPLLREAEASGGPQPHFAFFRHGGEAWFGTVLPISGPGWRLVILNSARSVLMPIASPTGLFLIVALCYVAFLALLTVDQLRRHIVLPVNDLTEAIDDVARGDHARPIATQQGFRELALMARRFEDMVRTVAEREEALRLSRENYRSIFENAAEGIVQTTPEGRVLSANPAAARIFGLPSPEDALTRFTDIGTQIYADPADRQRLMRALSTKGEAFMQVPVRRVDGQNLWVEVHSRAVLNEDGSIAHIESILSDITERREAEERLRASLTEKDVLLKEIHHRVKNNLQIISSLLYLQTLSLKDEEAQTAFQESQNRIATMALVHEELYRSKDFSRVDLREYAHKLVARVLQGIGNGRVRVEHATQELRLPLQTAIPCGLVLNELVTNAVKHAFAGPGEHALFVTIRAEDGMGVLLLEDNGKGLPFGFKPEKCETLGMQLVTRLAIQIGGRLEAGPSPRGGASFRLVFPLIEGDGQAPLV; from the coding sequence GTGACTGCGTCCCAAAGCCCCACCCTCGACCACCTCGTCCGCAGACGGCTTCTGCCCTGGATGGTCGTGCCGCTGGTGCTGACCGTGCTGGCCCTGGGCTTCTTCCTGGTGCGCCTGCGCCTGGACGCCGTGGAGCAGGAAAACGCCGTGCTCGCGGGCGCCCTGGCCGAAAACGTCCAGATATACCTCGACGCCTCGGTGTCGGCCCTGGGCTATCTGGCTCGGCTGCACGACATGGACGCCTCGCCCATGGCCATGGCCTCGGCGGTCAGGAGCCTGCAGGCGGACATGCGTTTCGAGCGCATCCTGCTGCTCGACTCCGCCAACACAGTGCTCGAAGCCCATCCCACGGGCATGCCCGGCCTGGACTTTCCGGTATTCTTCCCCTCGGCCGCAGCCACGCGCAACGTGGCCTCCAGGCCGCTGTACTCGGCCGAAACGGGCCTTTTGACCATCTATCTCCGGCATCCCGCGTCGCGCGGCAACGTGGTCGTGGGCGAGTTGAACCTCTCGGCATTGCAGAACCATCTCAAGACCTTCTCCCCGGCCTCGGCCGAGGTCGTCTTCCTGTGCGACGCCTTCGGCAACGTCATCGCCCATCCCGATCCGTTGCTCGTGCGCACCCAGGCCAACCTCGGCGGCATGCCGCTCCTGCGTGAGGCGGAAGCCAGCGGCGGGCCGCAGCCTCACTTCGCTTTCTTCCGGCACGGCGGGGAAGCGTGGTTCGGTACGGTTCTTCCCATTTCCGGCCCAGGCTGGCGGCTGGTGATCCTCAATTCAGCACGAAGCGTGCTCATGCCCATCGCCAGCCCGACCGGCCTCTTCCTTATCGTGGCCTTGTGCTACGTGGCCTTCCTGGCCCTTTTGACCGTGGACCAGCTCAGGCGACACATCGTCTTGCCCGTGAACGATCTCACCGAGGCCATCGACGACGTGGCGCGCGGCGACCATGCCCGGCCCATCGCGACCCAGCAGGGATTCCGCGAACTCGCGCTCATGGCGCGCCGTTTCGAGGACATGGTCCGCACCGTGGCTGAGCGCGAGGAAGCGCTCAGGCTCTCGCGCGAAAACTACCGCTCCATCTTCGAGAACGCGGCCGAAGGTATCGTGCAAACCACGCCCGAGGGTCGCGTCCTGTCCGCCAATCCGGCGGCGGCGCGTATCTTCGGCCTGCCCTCGCCCGAAGACGCCCTGACGCGCTTTACCGACATCGGGACGCAGATCTACGCCGACCCGGCAGACAGGCAGCGCCTCATGCGCGCCCTGAGCACCAAGGGCGAGGCCTTCATGCAAGTCCCGGTCAGGCGCGTGGACGGTCAAAACCTGTGGGTCGAGGTCCACTCCAGGGCCGTGCTCAATGAAGACGGATCGATCGCACACATCGAGAGCATCCTCTCCGACATCACCGAGCGCCGTGAGGCCGAAGAACGCCTGCGCGCCTCGCTGACGGAGAAGGACGTGCTGCTCAAGGAGATCCACCATCGGGTCAAGAACAACCTGCAGATCATTTCGAGCCTTCTGTATCTGCAAACGCTCTCTCTCAAGGACGAAGAGGCCCAGACCGCCTTCCAAGAGAGCCAGAACCGCATCGCCACCATGGCCCTGGTGCACGAGGAGCTCTACCGGTCCAAGGACTTCAGCCGTGTGGACCTGCGCGAGTACGCGCACAAGCTCGTGGCCCGCGTGCTCCAGGGGATCGGGAACGGTCGCGTGCGCGTGGAGCATGCGACGCAGGAACTGCGCCTGCCCCTTCAAACGGCCATTCCCTGCGGTTTGGTGCTGAACGAGCTTGTGACCAACGCGGTCAAGCACGCCTTTGCCGGACCGGGCGAGCATGCCCTCTTCGTGACCATCCGGGCCGAGGACGGCATGGGCGTATTGCTGCTCGAAGACAACGGCAAGGGGCTGCCGTTCGGATTCAAGCCGGAAAAATGCGAGACTCTGGGCATGCAGCTCGTCACCCGCCTGGCTATCCAGATCGGCGGACGGTTAGAGGCGGGTCCTTCTCCAAGGGGAGGCGCATCATTCCGGCTTGTCTTCCCGCTGATCGAGGGCGACGGCCAAGCGCCTCTGGTCTGA
- a CDS encoding DUF721 domain-containing protein — translation MAADEKHDPWTRRRVFRRRSKDNREGVAPRAGEMLSDLWQRLGGSDRVRLVALWRAWSEVLGSHLAEMAKPLGSRGRTLVLGADEPLVMQELGFLAPEILARVNAFLGQEHFDKVVFELIDGRIPLDGIGERASASDHPRPKAPQALGGLEHLLRSDSAVARSYQAYVRRFVGERDTGGHS, via the coding sequence ATGGCCGCCGACGAAAAACACGATCCCTGGACCCGCCGCCGGGTCTTTCGCAGGCGCAGCAAGGACAACCGCGAAGGCGTGGCTCCTCGCGCGGGAGAGATGCTGTCCGACCTGTGGCAGCGGCTGGGTGGCTCGGATCGCGTCCGGTTGGTGGCGCTGTGGCGCGCCTGGAGCGAGGTGCTGGGGTCGCATCTGGCCGAGATGGCCAAGCCGCTTGGCAGCAGGGGGCGCACCCTGGTGCTCGGCGCGGACGAACCGCTGGTCATGCAGGAACTCGGTTTCCTGGCCCCGGAGATTTTGGCCCGGGTGAACGCTTTTTTGGGTCAGGAACATTTTGACAAAGTGGTCTTTGAGTTGATAGATGGCCGAATTCCGCTCGACGGCATAGGCGAGCGGGCGTCCGCGTCGGATCATCCCCGGCCGAAGGCGCCCCAGGCCCTGGGCGGGCTTGAGCATCTGCTCCGGTCCGATTCCGCCGTCGCCCGGAGTTATCAGGCGTATGTGCGCCGTTTTGTCGGCGAACGAGATACCGGAGGACACTCATGA
- a CDS encoding ABC transporter substrate-binding protein — translation MRADRHRLLGRVAALALWLACLGLAGCGSDPIVIGFLGPLEGKYSDLGVQGRNGALLAIEDLNERGGIAGRPLEFMPLDDGGDETVARTAFTSLATARVAAVVGPMTSNVAMALVPVASAQNVTLVSPTVSTPLLGGKKDTFFRVVPQSAHWADALAHYAFTREGVETLAAVTDLDNAAFTLPYAETFLASFTGQGGQVLDDIRLHTSQVVDWRPIAERIAKASPEAVIATLSARDTAFLAREIRLLGLNVRLYGSMWAYTQEILQAGGRSVDGIVFSVGYDESNPLPAFREFKRRYEMRFGWPPNFAACFSYEAVMALARALEWTRGSATGLPEAMVALGRIDSLQGPMTFDEYGDVERAAFIMTIRERAFVTIDTIR, via the coding sequence ATGCGCGCGGATCGGCACCGACTGCTTGGGCGCGTCGCGGCCCTCGCCCTGTGGTTGGCCTGCCTCGGCTTGGCGGGCTGCGGCAGCGACCCCATCGTCATCGGCTTTCTCGGCCCCCTGGAGGGCAAGTATTCCGATCTCGGCGTGCAAGGCCGAAACGGCGCGCTGTTGGCCATCGAGGATCTGAACGAACGCGGCGGCATCGCCGGACGCCCCCTCGAATTCATGCCTCTGGACGACGGCGGCGACGAAACCGTGGCCCGCACTGCGTTCACAAGCCTCGCCACAGCCAGGGTCGCGGCGGTCGTCGGCCCCATGACCAGCAACGTGGCCATGGCCCTCGTGCCCGTGGCTTCGGCCCAGAACGTCACGCTCGTTTCCCCGACGGTCTCCACTCCCCTGCTCGGCGGCAAGAAGGACACATTTTTCAGAGTCGTGCCGCAAAGCGCCCATTGGGCCGACGCGCTGGCTCACTACGCATTCACGCGCGAAGGCGTGGAAACCCTGGCGGCCGTCACGGATCTGGACAACGCCGCCTTCACCCTTCCCTACGCGGAGACCTTTCTCGCCTCGTTCACCGGCCAGGGCGGCCAGGTTCTGGACGACATCCGGTTGCACACCTCGCAGGTCGTGGACTGGAGACCCATTGCCGAGCGCATCGCAAAAGCCTCCCCCGAGGCCGTCATCGCCACCCTCTCCGCGCGCGACACGGCCTTTCTGGCGCGCGAGATTCGCCTCCTGGGTCTTAATGTCCGCCTGTACGGCTCCATGTGGGCCTACACCCAGGAGATCCTGCAAGCGGGTGGGCGCTCCGTGGACGGCATCGTCTTCAGTGTGGGATACGACGAGAGCAACCCCTTGCCCGCTTTCCGGGAATTCAAACGGCGTTACGAGATGCGCTTCGGCTGGCCTCCCAATTTCGCGGCCTGCTTCTCCTACGAGGCCGTCATGGCCCTGGCCAGGGCCCTGGAGTGGACACGCGGCTCGGCCACGGGACTGCCCGAGGCCATGGTCGCGCTCGGCCGCATCGACAGCCTGCAAGGTCCCATGACCTTCGACGAATATGGCGACGTTGAGCGTGCGGCCTTCATCATGACCATCCGCGAACGCGCGTTCGTGACCATCGATACCATCCGGTAG